A section of the Acidobacterium capsulatum ATCC 51196 genome encodes:
- a CDS encoding DUF6072 family protein has product MPREFPEDPTKDKPLRAGLAFCGEYLVPGGSHLVQGDLKGAAVHGVLGLTAGMLFGFPARLLFSSNSLRTALRRPATGPTAQAAETPAAAAQTAETVPQPSPRRAPRKSSTRQAPAKTQAKASAAKPTPAAVKKPAGSRSRKSTS; this is encoded by the coding sequence ATGCCTCGAGAATTTCCTGAAGACCCCACAAAAGACAAGCCGCTGCGGGCCGGGCTTGCCTTTTGTGGAGAATATCTTGTTCCCGGCGGCAGCCACCTGGTTCAGGGAGACCTGAAGGGCGCGGCGGTCCACGGAGTGCTGGGCCTTACGGCCGGCATGCTTTTTGGATTTCCCGCGCGCCTGCTCTTCTCTTCCAACTCGTTGCGCACGGCCCTGCGCCGTCCTGCCACCGGGCCCACAGCCCAGGCGGCGGAGACTCCTGCGGCAGCCGCCCAGACGGCGGAAACCGTCCCCCAGCCATCCCCAAGGCGCGCGCCGCGCAAATCTTCCACGCGTCAGGCGCCCGCCAAGACCCAGGCCAAAGCCTCCGCTGCAAAACCAACGCCGGCGGCCGTTAAAAAACCAGCGGGCAGCCGTTCCCGAAAATCCACCTCATAA
- a CDS encoding cholesterol oxidase substrate-binding domain-containing protein produces the protein MPKTAEDVAAVCNWAAANGYTVRPAGIKHNWSPLAVVEGTSPSAKILIVDMTKNLTAVESVTAATGGAPAQVKVQTGCTMDNLMLALQNAPGGTGTIGYSFPHIPAPGHITVGGVLAIDAHGTAIPSPLEDLPTGYGSMSNRILAFTAVVSNAQGQYELQTFTRGQADGNDTLFLTHLGRAFLTDVTLAVVPNFYLRCQSDMSISWKKLFAAPSTPGEVPRHSMLDYLNQTGRVEAIWYPFSEYPWLKVWSYSPTQPQGSKAVTSAYNYPFSDSYPDWITPLFKCILGVPLDAAVDGAVVTDGLRKWLLSLGSSVDLRSEKGISWLRWIAEGWQILEDLIQAFKTGLGPQLTPLMGQLMQLISQIGLLVDDATDLWGPSADTMIYIKDTTLRVTANGYAISMKKENVQQAISVFANTFTSLLEKYQNQNQFPINSPLEIRITGLDDPAAIGVTGAKSPAISALNYDKEAIANGWDCALWLDVLDLPGTEHANNFYVDLEQALLSNQWFTGANGRVRPEWSKGWAYTVADGAWTDEQVIQRFQSTFSGWDDEVSGLSSFDAKNIFSNTFLASLMKPPVS, from the coding sequence GTGCCGAAGACCGCAGAGGATGTGGCCGCGGTGTGTAATTGGGCCGCCGCCAATGGTTACACAGTCCGTCCGGCAGGCATCAAGCACAACTGGTCTCCGCTTGCAGTCGTGGAGGGCACGTCGCCCAGCGCGAAGATTCTGATCGTAGATATGACGAAGAACCTGACCGCGGTAGAGAGCGTTACCGCAGCCACGGGAGGCGCCCCGGCACAGGTAAAAGTTCAGACCGGCTGCACGATGGACAACCTGATGCTGGCTCTGCAGAATGCTCCGGGCGGAACGGGTACGATCGGCTACAGCTTTCCGCACATTCCAGCGCCCGGACATATCACCGTCGGCGGCGTGCTGGCCATTGATGCCCATGGCACAGCCATTCCTTCGCCGCTCGAAGATCTGCCCACGGGATATGGCAGCATGAGCAATCGCATTCTGGCGTTCACGGCGGTTGTGTCGAATGCGCAGGGGCAGTATGAGTTGCAGACCTTTACCCGCGGTCAGGCGGATGGCAACGATACGCTCTTCCTCACTCACCTGGGCCGCGCCTTTCTAACGGACGTAACTCTGGCGGTGGTGCCCAACTTCTATCTTCGCTGCCAGAGCGATATGTCCATATCGTGGAAGAAGCTGTTCGCAGCTCCTTCGACGCCCGGTGAAGTGCCGAGGCATAGCATGCTGGACTATCTGAACCAGACCGGCCGGGTCGAGGCAATCTGGTATCCGTTCTCGGAGTATCCGTGGCTCAAGGTGTGGTCGTATTCGCCGACGCAGCCGCAGGGCTCGAAAGCAGTGACATCGGCTTATAACTATCCATTTTCCGACAGCTACCCGGACTGGATTACGCCCCTGTTCAAGTGCATTCTCGGCGTTCCGCTTGATGCCGCCGTGGATGGCGCCGTGGTGACGGACGGACTTCGCAAGTGGTTGCTGTCCCTGGGATCCTCTGTCGACCTGCGGTCGGAGAAAGGCATTTCCTGGCTGCGATGGATCGCGGAGGGCTGGCAGATTCTGGAAGATCTCATCCAGGCTTTCAAGACTGGATTAGGGCCGCAGCTCACGCCGCTCATGGGACAGTTGATGCAGTTGATATCTCAGATCGGGCTTCTGGTGGACGATGCTACAGATCTCTGGGGACCATCGGCCGATACGATGATCTACATCAAGGACACCACGCTGCGGGTGACGGCGAATGGCTATGCCATCAGCATGAAGAAGGAAAATGTGCAGCAGGCGATCAGCGTATTTGCCAACACCTTTACCAGTCTTCTGGAGAAGTACCAGAATCAGAACCAGTTCCCGATCAACTCGCCGCTCGAGATTCGTATCACCGGCCTGGATGATCCTGCGGCGATCGGCGTGACCGGTGCGAAAAGCCCTGCCATCTCAGCGCTGAATTATGACAAAGAAGCCATTGCGAATGGCTGGGACTGTGCACTTTGGCTCGACGTGCTGGATTTGCCGGGCACGGAGCACGCCAACAACTTCTATGTAGATTTGGAACAAGCTTTGCTGTCGAACCAGTGGTTCACTGGAGCGAACGGCCGTGTTCGTCCCGAATGGTCGAAGGGCTGGGCTTATACTGTGGCGGATGGCGCGTGGACAGACGAGCAGGTGATTCAGCGCTTCCAGTCCACTTTCTCCGGCTGGGACGATGAGGTGAGTGGGCTGAGCTCATTTGACGCGAAGAACATCTTTTCCAACACATTCCTTGCCAGCCTGATGAAGCCGCCAGTTTCCTAA
- a CDS encoding 4'-phosphopantetheinyl transferase family protein, which translates to MSPQSQTESIAARSPVIDVPFWCRQTADGPDIPSERLTLSPEESARASRFLRAEDRRDYSIAHSLLRDALSQYRPTYLPAAWQFEINPFGKPSIHKSQRSGGTMEFSLSHTRGFVACAIAPVRIGIDVERLDREIEVLDIVTQHFSASEAAALHRLPSIEHRDRFFQLWTLKEAFFKALGCGISDRLDTAIFDLENPGAIKFQAPHGICTSDWQFALFLPTPTIRMAIAIESAQTVRWNDASVKATWPVSPGLQAEF; encoded by the coding sequence GTGAGCCCTCAGAGCCAAACCGAATCCATCGCGGCCCGTTCGCCGGTCATAGATGTGCCTTTCTGGTGCCGGCAGACGGCAGACGGCCCTGATATTCCATCGGAACGCCTCACCTTATCCCCGGAAGAGTCCGCCCGGGCCAGCCGCTTTCTGCGCGCGGAGGATCGCCGTGACTACAGCATTGCTCACAGCCTGCTTCGCGATGCCCTCTCGCAATACCGGCCTACATACTTACCGGCCGCCTGGCAATTTGAGATAAACCCCTTCGGCAAGCCATCCATTCATAAGAGCCAGCGATCCGGCGGCACCATGGAGTTCAGCCTCTCCCATACCCGAGGGTTTGTCGCTTGTGCCATTGCCCCGGTCCGCATCGGCATAGACGTCGAGAGGCTCGATCGCGAAATCGAGGTGCTGGATATTGTCACGCAGCACTTCAGCGCCTCAGAGGCAGCCGCGCTCCACAGGCTGCCCTCCATAGAACATCGCGACCGCTTTTTTCAGCTATGGACGCTGAAAGAAGCCTTCTTCAAGGCACTGGGATGCGGAATATCCGATCGCCTTGACACTGCCATCTTCGACCTGGAAAATCCCGGCGCCATCAAATTCCAGGCTCCCCATGGAATCTGCACTTCCGATTGGCAGTTTGCACTCTTTCTCCCTACACCAACAATCCGAATGGCCATCGCCATCGAATCCGCGCAGACGGTGCGATGGAATGACGCAAGCGTAAAGGCAACATGGCCAGTCTCGCCTGGACTTCAAGCGGAATTTTAA
- a CDS encoding DUF6072 family protein, with amino-acid sequence MKVDSTQAMKTGIQFAGEVILPGGSNLVSGDYKAGGIYAALGLAAKAVFGVPGLLVVSASSFANAVTGKNLIDFVKSVPPLELGAPMSKPASEEPAS; translated from the coding sequence ATGAAAGTGGACAGCACTCAAGCCATGAAGACCGGGATACAGTTTGCAGGCGAAGTCATCCTCCCCGGTGGCAGCAATCTGGTCAGCGGCGACTACAAAGCGGGCGGTATTTATGCGGCACTCGGGCTGGCGGCCAAGGCCGTCTTCGGAGTTCCGGGCCTGCTGGTAGTTTCGGCAAGTTCGTTTGCCAACGCGGTCACGGGTAAAAACCTGATCGACTTCGTCAAATCCGTTCCGCCGCTTGAACTCGGCGCCCCCATGAGCAAGCCTGCTTCCGAAGAGCCTGCCAGCTAA
- the cysC gene encoding adenylyl-sulfate kinase: MSCNDTPDLTPEQAGDGKMKKGKVVWMTGLSGSGKTTLCRAASAFLRARGEQVQILDGDELRKGLSSDLCFSIADRMENIRRTAELAKMLCAHETTVLVAMICPTDDMRSLMRSVLPDVIEVFVNAPLAVCESRDPKGLYRRAREGAIKEFTGISSPFDIPRQPHLVCHTNVETVQESTAKILAFLLDTATTAESSQRRKTIAVDFDGVIADYNGWQGEDVLGAPRPDVIEALHKLRALGWKIIIHTTRADYTIASFLNQAAIPFDEINSNTDYQNAGPKPVATVYWDDRSLRYSGDAEQDLAHILNFRTWSGRS; the protein is encoded by the coding sequence GTGTCATGCAATGACACTCCAGATCTCACACCAGAGCAAGCAGGAGATGGCAAGATGAAGAAAGGAAAAGTCGTATGGATGACGGGCCTGAGCGGCTCCGGAAAGACCACCTTGTGCCGCGCGGCCTCCGCGTTTCTCCGCGCCCGAGGAGAGCAGGTCCAAATCCTCGATGGCGATGAGTTGCGCAAAGGCCTGTCCTCAGACTTATGCTTCTCGATTGCCGACCGCATGGAAAACATCCGGCGCACCGCCGAGCTGGCCAAAATGCTGTGCGCGCATGAGACCACGGTCCTGGTCGCGATGATCTGTCCCACAGATGACATGCGGTCGCTCATGCGCAGTGTGCTGCCGGATGTCATCGAGGTCTTCGTCAATGCTCCGCTCGCGGTCTGCGAATCGCGCGATCCCAAAGGGCTCTACAGGCGCGCGCGCGAGGGCGCAATCAAAGAATTCACGGGAATCTCTTCGCCGTTCGACATTCCTCGCCAACCTCATCTCGTCTGCCACACAAACGTCGAAACAGTGCAGGAGAGCACGGCAAAGATCCTCGCCTTTCTCCTCGACACCGCTACAACGGCAGAGTCCAGCCAGCGGCGCAAGACAATTGCCGTGGACTTCGATGGTGTCATCGCCGATTACAATGGCTGGCAAGGCGAAGACGTACTGGGCGCGCCTCGGCCCGATGTCATCGAAGCCCTGCACAAACTTCGTGCTCTGGGCTGGAAGATCATCATCCACACCACCCGCGCGGATTACACCATTGCGTCTTTCCTGAACCAGGCCGCCATCCCCTTCGACGAGATCAACTCCAACACGGATTATCAAAACGCCGGCCCCAAGCCGGTGGCTACAGTCTATTGGGATGATCGCAGCCTAAGATACAGCGGAGACGCCGAACAGGATCTCGCCCATATCCTCAACTTCCGGACCTGGAGCGGACGTTCATGA